A single genomic interval of Pelodiscus sinensis isolate JC-2024 chromosome 28, ASM4963464v1, whole genome shotgun sequence harbors:
- the SH2D6 gene encoding SH2 domain-containing protein 6 isoform X6, whose protein sequence is MRVCAPGPFASKQLLSCRDQHEHLWEEPQPASDPAPAPQAAGDLGVCAHGSTHLLPSPPHRAPAQGRSQTRGTRTRCRPVRARPGKWHRPRDRRTRTAPTLITLLPAAAQSPTPSCPLSSCQRSAWGQAQMLAMGRRCPGARPGGKLWTEAGHSSPRRPAVAGAPCPAPAGRPRRSQLAPLHPRDRSLGEEVYLACELPSPPPCRAALAPRRLLSQVPPLRPPKIPKPKIILPGPEQKLADASPRAWSKGLACPGGGGAPQEDPDQAWYAGSCDRQTAESVLQGVNKDGAFMVRQSSGQGWSQPFTLAVLHRGHVYNIPIRYLASSCQYTLGKDRKGHEQRFASVAAMVQHYQEHPLVLIDGSSASRAPARLLFPAKP, encoded by the exons ATGCGGGTCTGTGCCCCTGGCCCATTTGCATCCAAGCAGCTGCTGAGCTGCAGGGACCAGCATG AACATCTTTGGGAGGAGCCGCAGCCC GCCTcagaccccgcccccgccccccaagcgGCCGG AGACCTGGGAGTGTGCG CCCATGGCAGCACCCACctgctcccatcccccccccacagggccccaGCACAGGGGAGGAGTCAGACGAGGGGGACACGTACGAGGTGCCGCCCTGTGAGAGCCAGGCCCGGAAAGTGGCACCGGCCAAGAGACAGGAGGACGCGGACAGCACCTACCTTG ATCACGCTGCTGCCCGCCGCTGCTCAGAGTCCTACACCCAGCTGCCCGCTCAG TTCCTGTCAAAGGTCAGCCTGGGGCCAGGCACAGATGCTGGCAATGGGGAGGAGAtgccctggggccaggcctggaggaaaG CTCTGGACAGAAGCCGGGCACAGCTCCCCCAGGCGCCCTGCAGTCGCAGGGGCTCCCTGCCCAGCGCCGGCCGGACGCCCCCGCCGCAGCCAGCTGGCCCCGCTGCACCCCAGA gacaGATCCCTAGGGGAGGAGGTTTACCTGGCGTGTGAGCTGCCCAGCCCAC ctccctgcagggcGGCCCTGGCCCCGAGGCGCCTGCTCAGCCAGGTGCCCCCGCTGCGGCCCCCGAAGATACCCAA GCCGAAGATCATCCTGCCTGGGCCGGAGCAG AAGCTGGCTGATGCCTCCCCTAGGG CCTGGAGCAAAGGCCTGGCCTGCCCAGGGGGCGGTGGAGCCCCCCAGGAG GATCCGGACCAGGCCTGGTATGCGGGGAGCTGTGACCGGCAGACGGCAGAGAGCGTCCTGCAGGGGGTCAACAAG gatggcGCGTTCATGGTGCGTCAGAGCtcgggccagggctggagccagccgtTCACCTTGGCCGTGCTGCACAGAGGCCACGTCTACAACATCCCCATCCGCTACCTGGCGAGCAGCTGCCAGTACACGCTGGGCAAGGACCGCAAGGGCCACGAgcag CGGTTCGCCAGCGTGGCCGCCATGGTGCAGCACTACCAGGAGCACCCGCTGGTGCTGATCGACGGCAGCTCCGCCTCCAGGGCGCCCGCCCGCCTGCTCTTCCCTGCGAAGCCCTGA
- the SH2D6 gene encoding SH2 domain-containing protein 6 isoform X1 — translation MWGGRAVEGCVGVWGDGVMEACDSMLWGPRPCTPIRSQTGLPAGQDTAQCGGGSSGTQEPTAEPYVISFGGKGHPGSPTSHIVLLPGPSCHLRLRRPQTPPPPPKRPETWECAGPSTGEESDEGDTYEVPPCESQARKVAPAKRQEDADSTYLDHAAARRCSESYTQLPAQFLSKVSLGPGTDAGNGEEMPWGQAWRKALDRSRAQLPQAPCSRRGSLPSAGRTPPPQPAGPAAPQNPGLASWNKDRSLGEEVYLACELPSPPPCRAALAPRRLLSQVPPLRPPKIPKPKIILPGPEQKLADASPRAWSKGLACPGGGGAPQEDPDQAWYAGSCDRQTAESVLQGVNKDGAFMVRQSSGQGWSQPFTLAVLHRGHVYNIPIRYLASSCQYTLGKDRKGHEQRFASVAAMVQHYQEHPLVLIDGSSASRAPARLLFPAKP, via the exons atgtgggggggcagggcagtggaggggtgTGTTGGGGTGTGGGGCGATGGGGTTATGGAGGCTTGTGACAGCATGTTGTGGggtccccgaccctgcacccccatccgcagccagacggGACTCCCGGCCGGCCAGGACACAGCGCAGTGCGGGGGCGGTAGCTCAGGAACCCAGGAGCCGACAGCTGAGCCTTATGTGATatcttttggggggaaggggcacccgggcagccccacctcccacatTGTCCTGCTTCCAGGCCCAAGCTGTCACCTGCGCCTCAGGAG GCCTcagaccccgcccccgccccccaagcgGCCGG AGACCTGGGAGTGTGCG ggccccaGCACAGGGGAGGAGTCAGACGAGGGGGACACGTACGAGGTGCCGCCCTGTGAGAGCCAGGCCCGGAAAGTGGCACCGGCCAAGAGACAGGAGGACGCGGACAGCACCTACCTTG ATCACGCTGCTGCCCGCCGCTGCTCAGAGTCCTACACCCAGCTGCCCGCTCAG TTCCTGTCAAAGGTCAGCCTGGGGCCAGGCACAGATGCTGGCAATGGGGAGGAGAtgccctggggccaggcctggaggaaaG CTCTGGACAGAAGCCGGGCACAGCTCCCCCAGGCGCCCTGCAGTCGCAGGGGCTCCCTGCCCAGCGCCGGCCGGACGCCCCCGCCGCAGCCAGCTGGCCCCGCTGCACCCCAGA atcctggcctggcctcctgGAACAAG gacaGATCCCTAGGGGAGGAGGTTTACCTGGCGTGTGAGCTGCCCAGCCCAC ctccctgcagggcGGCCCTGGCCCCGAGGCGCCTGCTCAGCCAGGTGCCCCCGCTGCGGCCCCCGAAGATACCCAA GCCGAAGATCATCCTGCCTGGGCCGGAGCAG AAGCTGGCTGATGCCTCCCCTAGGG CCTGGAGCAAAGGCCTGGCCTGCCCAGGGGGCGGTGGAGCCCCCCAGGAG GATCCGGACCAGGCCTGGTATGCGGGGAGCTGTGACCGGCAGACGGCAGAGAGCGTCCTGCAGGGGGTCAACAAG gatggcGCGTTCATGGTGCGTCAGAGCtcgggccagggctggagccagccgtTCACCTTGGCCGTGCTGCACAGAGGCCACGTCTACAACATCCCCATCCGCTACCTGGCGAGCAGCTGCCAGTACACGCTGGGCAAGGACCGCAAGGGCCACGAgcag CGGTTCGCCAGCGTGGCCGCCATGGTGCAGCACTACCAGGAGCACCCGCTGGTGCTGATCGACGGCAGCTCCGCCTCCAGGGCGCCCGCCCGCCTGCTCTTCCCTGCGAAGCCCTGA
- the SH2D6 gene encoding SH2 domain-containing protein 6 isoform X5, producing the protein MGQGWGDGSVGGRGLCGQEVMVGVEQGVSWGCSCISSPQASDPAPAPQAAGDLGVCAHGSTHLLPSPPHRAPAQGRSQTRGTRTRCRPVRARPGKWHRPRDRRTRTAPTLITLLPAAAQSPTPSCPLSSCQRSAWGQAQMLAMGRRCPGARPGGKLWTEAGHSSPRRPAVAGAPCPAPAGRPRRSQLAPLHPRDRSLGEEVYLACELPSPPPCRAALAPRRLLSQVPPLRPPKIPKPKIILPGPEQKLADASPRAWSKGLACPGGGGAPQEDPDQAWYAGSCDRQTAESVLQGVNKDGAFMVRQSSGQGWSQPFTLAVLHRGHVYNIPIRYLASSCQYTLGKDRKGHEQRFASVAAMVQHYQEHPLVLIDGSSASRAPARLLFPAKP; encoded by the exons atggggcagggctggggggatgggtCTGTGGGGGGACGGGGGCTATGCGGGCAGGAAGTGATggttggggtggagcagggagtcTCATGGGGATGCTCTTGTATCTCCTCCCCACAGGCCTcagaccccgcccccgccccccaagcgGCCGG AGACCTGGGAGTGTGCG CCCATGGCAGCACCCACctgctcccatcccccccccacagggccccaGCACAGGGGAGGAGTCAGACGAGGGGGACACGTACGAGGTGCCGCCCTGTGAGAGCCAGGCCCGGAAAGTGGCACCGGCCAAGAGACAGGAGGACGCGGACAGCACCTACCTTG ATCACGCTGCTGCCCGCCGCTGCTCAGAGTCCTACACCCAGCTGCCCGCTCAG TTCCTGTCAAAGGTCAGCCTGGGGCCAGGCACAGATGCTGGCAATGGGGAGGAGAtgccctggggccaggcctggaggaaaG CTCTGGACAGAAGCCGGGCACAGCTCCCCCAGGCGCCCTGCAGTCGCAGGGGCTCCCTGCCCAGCGCCGGCCGGACGCCCCCGCCGCAGCCAGCTGGCCCCGCTGCACCCCAGA gacaGATCCCTAGGGGAGGAGGTTTACCTGGCGTGTGAGCTGCCCAGCCCAC ctccctgcagggcGGCCCTGGCCCCGAGGCGCCTGCTCAGCCAGGTGCCCCCGCTGCGGCCCCCGAAGATACCCAA GCCGAAGATCATCCTGCCTGGGCCGGAGCAG AAGCTGGCTGATGCCTCCCCTAGGG CCTGGAGCAAAGGCCTGGCCTGCCCAGGGGGCGGTGGAGCCCCCCAGGAG GATCCGGACCAGGCCTGGTATGCGGGGAGCTGTGACCGGCAGACGGCAGAGAGCGTCCTGCAGGGGGTCAACAAG gatggcGCGTTCATGGTGCGTCAGAGCtcgggccagggctggagccagccgtTCACCTTGGCCGTGCTGCACAGAGGCCACGTCTACAACATCCCCATCCGCTACCTGGCGAGCAGCTGCCAGTACACGCTGGGCAAGGACCGCAAGGGCCACGAgcag CGGTTCGCCAGCGTGGCCGCCATGGTGCAGCACTACCAGGAGCACCCGCTGGTGCTGATCGACGGCAGCTCCGCCTCCAGGGCGCCCGCCCGCCTGCTCTTCCCTGCGAAGCCCTGA
- the SH2D6 gene encoding SH2 domain-containing protein 6 isoform X2 — protein sequence MGGMDLWGDGAGLGGWVCGGTGAMRAGSDGWGGAGSLMGMLLYLLPTGLRPRPRPPSGRRPGSVRPWQHPPAPIPPPQGPSTGEESDEGDTYEVPPCESQARKVAPAKRQEDADSTYLDHAAARRCSESYTQLPAQFLSKVSLGPGTDAGNGEEMPWGQAWRKALDRSRAQLPQAPCSRRGSLPSAGRTPPPQPAGPAAPQNPGLASWNKDRSLGEEVYLACELPSPPPCRAALAPRRLLSQVPPLRPPKIPKPKIILPGPEQKLADASPRAWSKGLACPGGGGAPQEDPDQAWYAGSCDRQTAESVLQGVNKDGAFMVRQSSGQGWSQPFTLAVLHRGHVYNIPIRYLASSCQYTLGKDRKGHEQRFASVAAMVQHYQEHPLVLIDGSSASRAPARLLFPAKP from the exons atgggggggatggatctgtggggggatggggcagggctggggggatgggtCTGTGGGGGGACGGGGGCTATGCGGGCAGGAAGTGATggttggggtggagcagggagtcTCATGGGGATGCTCTTGTATCTCCTCCCCACAGGCCTcagaccccgcccccgccccccaagcgGCCGG AGACCTGGGAGTGTGCG CCCATGGCAGCACCCACctgctcccatcccccccccacagggccccaGCACAGGGGAGGAGTCAGACGAGGGGGACACGTACGAGGTGCCGCCCTGTGAGAGCCAGGCCCGGAAAGTGGCACCGGCCAAGAGACAGGAGGACGCGGACAGCACCTACCTTG ATCACGCTGCTGCCCGCCGCTGCTCAGAGTCCTACACCCAGCTGCCCGCTCAG TTCCTGTCAAAGGTCAGCCTGGGGCCAGGCACAGATGCTGGCAATGGGGAGGAGAtgccctggggccaggcctggaggaaaG CTCTGGACAGAAGCCGGGCACAGCTCCCCCAGGCGCCCTGCAGTCGCAGGGGCTCCCTGCCCAGCGCCGGCCGGACGCCCCCGCCGCAGCCAGCTGGCCCCGCTGCACCCCAGA atcctggcctggcctcctgGAACAAG gacaGATCCCTAGGGGAGGAGGTTTACCTGGCGTGTGAGCTGCCCAGCCCAC ctccctgcagggcGGCCCTGGCCCCGAGGCGCCTGCTCAGCCAGGTGCCCCCGCTGCGGCCCCCGAAGATACCCAA GCCGAAGATCATCCTGCCTGGGCCGGAGCAG AAGCTGGCTGATGCCTCCCCTAGGG CCTGGAGCAAAGGCCTGGCCTGCCCAGGGGGCGGTGGAGCCCCCCAGGAG GATCCGGACCAGGCCTGGTATGCGGGGAGCTGTGACCGGCAGACGGCAGAGAGCGTCCTGCAGGGGGTCAACAAG gatggcGCGTTCATGGTGCGTCAGAGCtcgggccagggctggagccagccgtTCACCTTGGCCGTGCTGCACAGAGGCCACGTCTACAACATCCCCATCCGCTACCTGGCGAGCAGCTGCCAGTACACGCTGGGCAAGGACCGCAAGGGCCACGAgcag CGGTTCGCCAGCGTGGCCGCCATGGTGCAGCACTACCAGGAGCACCCGCTGGTGCTGATCGACGGCAGCTCCGCCTCCAGGGCGCCCGCCCGCCTGCTCTTCCCTGCGAAGCCCTGA
- the SH2D6 gene encoding SH2 domain-containing protein 6 isoform X8 has translation MNIFGRSRSPPQTPPPPPKRPETWECAGPSTGEESDEGDTYEVPPCESQARKVAPAKRQEDADSTYLDHAAARRCSESYTQLPAQFLSKVSLGPGTDAGNGEEMPWGQAWRKALDRSRAQLPQAPCSRRGSLPSAGRTPPPQPAGPAAPQNPGLASWNKDRSLGEEVYLACELPSPPPCRAALAPRRLLSQVPPLRPPKIPKPKIILPGPEQKLADASPRAWSKGLACPGGGGAPQEDPDQAWYAGSCDRQTAESVLQGVNKDGAFMVRQSSGQGWSQPFTLAVLHRGHVYNIPIRYLASSCQYTLGKDRKGHEQRFASVAAMVQHYQEHPLVLIDGSSASRAPARLLFPAKP, from the exons ATG AACATCTTTGGGAGGAGCCGCAGCCC GCCTcagaccccgcccccgccccccaagcgGCCGG AGACCTGGGAGTGTGCG ggccccaGCACAGGGGAGGAGTCAGACGAGGGGGACACGTACGAGGTGCCGCCCTGTGAGAGCCAGGCCCGGAAAGTGGCACCGGCCAAGAGACAGGAGGACGCGGACAGCACCTACCTTG ATCACGCTGCTGCCCGCCGCTGCTCAGAGTCCTACACCCAGCTGCCCGCTCAG TTCCTGTCAAAGGTCAGCCTGGGGCCAGGCACAGATGCTGGCAATGGGGAGGAGAtgccctggggccaggcctggaggaaaG CTCTGGACAGAAGCCGGGCACAGCTCCCCCAGGCGCCCTGCAGTCGCAGGGGCTCCCTGCCCAGCGCCGGCCGGACGCCCCCGCCGCAGCCAGCTGGCCCCGCTGCACCCCAGA atcctggcctggcctcctgGAACAAG gacaGATCCCTAGGGGAGGAGGTTTACCTGGCGTGTGAGCTGCCCAGCCCAC ctccctgcagggcGGCCCTGGCCCCGAGGCGCCTGCTCAGCCAGGTGCCCCCGCTGCGGCCCCCGAAGATACCCAA GCCGAAGATCATCCTGCCTGGGCCGGAGCAG AAGCTGGCTGATGCCTCCCCTAGGG CCTGGAGCAAAGGCCTGGCCTGCCCAGGGGGCGGTGGAGCCCCCCAGGAG GATCCGGACCAGGCCTGGTATGCGGGGAGCTGTGACCGGCAGACGGCAGAGAGCGTCCTGCAGGGGGTCAACAAG gatggcGCGTTCATGGTGCGTCAGAGCtcgggccagggctggagccagccgtTCACCTTGGCCGTGCTGCACAGAGGCCACGTCTACAACATCCCCATCCGCTACCTGGCGAGCAGCTGCCAGTACACGCTGGGCAAGGACCGCAAGGGCCACGAgcag CGGTTCGCCAGCGTGGCCGCCATGGTGCAGCACTACCAGGAGCACCCGCTGGTGCTGATCGACGGCAGCTCCGCCTCCAGGGCGCCCGCCCGCCTGCTCTTCCCTGCGAAGCCCTGA
- the SH2D6 gene encoding SH2 domain-containing protein 6 isoform X7 produces the protein MGQGWGDGSVGGRGLCGQEVMVGVEQGVSWGCSCISSPQASDPAPAPQAAGDLGVCAHGSTHLLPSPPHRAPAQGRSQTRGTRTRCRPVRARPGKWHRPRDRRTRTAPTLITLLPAAAQSPTPSCPLSSGQKPGTAPPGALQSQGLPAQRRPDAPAAASWPRCTPESWPGLLEQAPCRAALAPRRLLSQVPPLRPPKIPKPKIILPGPEQKLADASPRAWSKGLACPGGGGAPQEDPDQAWYAGSCDRQTAESVLQGVNKDGAFMVRQSSGQGWSQPFTLAVLHRGHVYNIPIRYLASSCQYTLGKDRKGHEQRFASVAAMVQHYQEHPLVLIDGSSASRAPARLLFPAKP, from the exons atggggcagggctggggggatgggtCTGTGGGGGGACGGGGGCTATGCGGGCAGGAAGTGATggttggggtggagcagggagtcTCATGGGGATGCTCTTGTATCTCCTCCCCACAGGCCTcagaccccgcccccgccccccaagcgGCCGG AGACCTGGGAGTGTGCG CCCATGGCAGCACCCACctgctcccatcccccccccacagggccccaGCACAGGGGAGGAGTCAGACGAGGGGGACACGTACGAGGTGCCGCCCTGTGAGAGCCAGGCCCGGAAAGTGGCACCGGCCAAGAGACAGGAGGACGCGGACAGCACCTACCTTG ATCACGCTGCTGCCCGCCGCTGCTCAGAGTCCTACACCCAGCTGCCCGCTCAG CTCTGGACAGAAGCCGGGCACAGCTCCCCCAGGCGCCCTGCAGTCGCAGGGGCTCCCTGCCCAGCGCCGGCCGGACGCCCCCGCCGCAGCCAGCTGGCCCCGCTGCACCCCAGA atcctggcctggcctcctgGAACAAG ctccctgcagggcGGCCCTGGCCCCGAGGCGCCTGCTCAGCCAGGTGCCCCCGCTGCGGCCCCCGAAGATACCCAA GCCGAAGATCATCCTGCCTGGGCCGGAGCAG AAGCTGGCTGATGCCTCCCCTAGGG CCTGGAGCAAAGGCCTGGCCTGCCCAGGGGGCGGTGGAGCCCCCCAGGAG GATCCGGACCAGGCCTGGTATGCGGGGAGCTGTGACCGGCAGACGGCAGAGAGCGTCCTGCAGGGGGTCAACAAG gatggcGCGTTCATGGTGCGTCAGAGCtcgggccagggctggagccagccgtTCACCTTGGCCGTGCTGCACAGAGGCCACGTCTACAACATCCCCATCCGCTACCTGGCGAGCAGCTGCCAGTACACGCTGGGCAAGGACCGCAAGGGCCACGAgcag CGGTTCGCCAGCGTGGCCGCCATGGTGCAGCACTACCAGGAGCACCCGCTGGTGCTGATCGACGGCAGCTCCGCCTCCAGGGCGCCCGCCCGCCTGCTCTTCCCTGCGAAGCCCTGA
- the SH2D6 gene encoding SH2 domain-containing protein 6 isoform X3: MWGGRAVEGCVGVWGDGVMEACDSMLWGPRPCTPIRSQTGLPAGQDTAQCGGGSSGTQEPTAEPYVISFGGKGHPGSPTSHIVLLPGPSCHLRLRRPQTPPPPPKRPETWECAGPSTGEESDEGDTYEVPPCESQARKVAPAKRQEDADSTYLDHAAARRCSESYTQLPAQLWTEAGHSSPRRPAVAGAPCPAPAGRPRRSQLAPLHPRDRSLGEEVYLACELPSPPPCRAALAPRRLLSQVPPLRPPKIPKPKIILPGPEQKLADASPRAWSKGLACPGGGGAPQEDPDQAWYAGSCDRQTAESVLQGVNKDGAFMVRQSSGQGWSQPFTLAVLHRGHVYNIPIRYLASSCQYTLGKDRKGHEQRFASVAAMVQHYQEHPLVLIDGSSASRAPARLLFPAKP; the protein is encoded by the exons atgtgggggggcagggcagtggaggggtgTGTTGGGGTGTGGGGCGATGGGGTTATGGAGGCTTGTGACAGCATGTTGTGGggtccccgaccctgcacccccatccgcagccagacggGACTCCCGGCCGGCCAGGACACAGCGCAGTGCGGGGGCGGTAGCTCAGGAACCCAGGAGCCGACAGCTGAGCCTTATGTGATatcttttggggggaaggggcacccgggcagccccacctcccacatTGTCCTGCTTCCAGGCCCAAGCTGTCACCTGCGCCTCAGGAG GCCTcagaccccgcccccgccccccaagcgGCCGG AGACCTGGGAGTGTGCG ggccccaGCACAGGGGAGGAGTCAGACGAGGGGGACACGTACGAGGTGCCGCCCTGTGAGAGCCAGGCCCGGAAAGTGGCACCGGCCAAGAGACAGGAGGACGCGGACAGCACCTACCTTG ATCACGCTGCTGCCCGCCGCTGCTCAGAGTCCTACACCCAGCTGCCCGCTCAG CTCTGGACAGAAGCCGGGCACAGCTCCCCCAGGCGCCCTGCAGTCGCAGGGGCTCCCTGCCCAGCGCCGGCCGGACGCCCCCGCCGCAGCCAGCTGGCCCCGCTGCACCCCAGA gacaGATCCCTAGGGGAGGAGGTTTACCTGGCGTGTGAGCTGCCCAGCCCAC ctccctgcagggcGGCCCTGGCCCCGAGGCGCCTGCTCAGCCAGGTGCCCCCGCTGCGGCCCCCGAAGATACCCAA GCCGAAGATCATCCTGCCTGGGCCGGAGCAG AAGCTGGCTGATGCCTCCCCTAGGG CCTGGAGCAAAGGCCTGGCCTGCCCAGGGGGCGGTGGAGCCCCCCAGGAG GATCCGGACCAGGCCTGGTATGCGGGGAGCTGTGACCGGCAGACGGCAGAGAGCGTCCTGCAGGGGGTCAACAAG gatggcGCGTTCATGGTGCGTCAGAGCtcgggccagggctggagccagccgtTCACCTTGGCCGTGCTGCACAGAGGCCACGTCTACAACATCCCCATCCGCTACCTGGCGAGCAGCTGCCAGTACACGCTGGGCAAGGACCGCAAGGGCCACGAgcag CGGTTCGCCAGCGTGGCCGCCATGGTGCAGCACTACCAGGAGCACCCGCTGGTGCTGATCGACGGCAGCTCCGCCTCCAGGGCGCCCGCCCGCCTGCTCTTCCCTGCGAAGCCCTGA
- the SH2D6 gene encoding SH2 domain-containing protein 6 isoform X4 translates to MWGGRAVEGCVGVWGDGVMEACDSMLWGPRPCTPIRSQTGLPAGQDTAQCGGGSSGTQEPTAEPYVISFGGKGHPGSPTSHIVLLPGPSCHLRLRRPQTPPPPPKRPETWECAGPSTGEESDEGDTYEVPPCESQARKVAPAKRQEDADSTYLDHAAARRCSESYTQLPAQFLSKVSLGPGTDAGNGEEMPWGQAWRKALDRSRAQLPQAPCSRRGSLPSAGRTPPPQPAGPAAPQNPGLASWNKLPAGRPWPRGACSARCPRCGPRRYPSRRSSCLGRSRSWLMPPLGPGAKAWPAQGAVEPPRRIRTRPGMRGAVTGRRQRASCRGSTRMARSWCVRARARAGASRSPWPCCTEATSTTSPSATWRAAASTRWARTARATSSGSPAWPPWCSTTRSTRWC, encoded by the exons atgtgggggggcagggcagtggaggggtgTGTTGGGGTGTGGGGCGATGGGGTTATGGAGGCTTGTGACAGCATGTTGTGGggtccccgaccctgcacccccatccgcagccagacggGACTCCCGGCCGGCCAGGACACAGCGCAGTGCGGGGGCGGTAGCTCAGGAACCCAGGAGCCGACAGCTGAGCCTTATGTGATatcttttggggggaaggggcacccgggcagccccacctcccacatTGTCCTGCTTCCAGGCCCAAGCTGTCACCTGCGCCTCAGGAG GCCTcagaccccgcccccgccccccaagcgGCCGG AGACCTGGGAGTGTGCG ggccccaGCACAGGGGAGGAGTCAGACGAGGGGGACACGTACGAGGTGCCGCCCTGTGAGAGCCAGGCCCGGAAAGTGGCACCGGCCAAGAGACAGGAGGACGCGGACAGCACCTACCTTG ATCACGCTGCTGCCCGCCGCTGCTCAGAGTCCTACACCCAGCTGCCCGCTCAG TTCCTGTCAAAGGTCAGCCTGGGGCCAGGCACAGATGCTGGCAATGGGGAGGAGAtgccctggggccaggcctggaggaaaG CTCTGGACAGAAGCCGGGCACAGCTCCCCCAGGCGCCCTGCAGTCGCAGGGGCTCCCTGCCCAGCGCCGGCCGGACGCCCCCGCCGCAGCCAGCTGGCCCCGCTGCACCCCAGA atcctggcctggcctcctgGAACAAG ctccctgcagggcGGCCCTGGCCCCGAGGCGCCTGCTCAGCCAGGTGCCCCCGCTGCGGCCCCCGAAGATACCCAA GCCGAAGATCATCCTGCCTGGGCCGGAGCAG AAGCTGGCTGATGCCTCCCCTAGGG CCTGGAGCAAAGGCCTGGCCTGCCCAGGGGGCGGTGGAGCCCCCCAGGAG GATCCGGACCAGGCCTGGTATGCGGGGAGCTGTGACCGGCAGACGGCAGAGAGCGTCCTGCAGGGGGTCAACAAG gatggcGCGTTCATGGTGCGTCAGAGCtcgggccagggctggagccagccgtTCACCTTGGCCGTGCTGCACAGAGGCCACGTCTACAACATCCCCATCCGCTACCTGGCGAGCAGCTGCCAGTACACGCTGGGCAAGGACCGCAAGGGCCACGAgcag CGGTTCGCCAGCGTGGCCGCCATGGTGCAGCACTACCAGGAGCACCCGCTGGTGCTGA
- the LOC142820920 gene encoding uncharacterized protein LOC142820920: MSQPSEGSQPSTAPHDQPGGSREPARGRKRRAPAWSSAEIVDLIEVWGEASNVHDLRTSHRNAAVYGRMAASLAARGHQRSREQVRCKIKDLRQSYSRACLPGADPEACPHFHALDRILGPHAVPAPRDVIDPGAEGPLLDTEEEEEGSESQEPAASLPRTRDPRGTPQSRSPASSEAGEASTSAAPGTAGRTTPPAAAARARASRTARNQEDYQRRHLRFLDRQLRLQDHWVQEDLRLRQRSLEALEEQGRALRGHLQSLLDRFPFPPPPAPPLAPPLAPPAPPLAPPLAPPAPPAPPAPPAPPASAPASSTPPVLSAPPSTTIPHRRPRTRSVARRERHPDSHP; this comes from the exons atgagccagccatccgagggctcccagccctccactgctccccacgaccagcctggcggctcccgggagcctgcccgggggcgcaaaaggcgggcgcccgcctggtcaagtgcggagatcgtggacctcatcgaggtttggggggaagcctcaaatgtccacgatctccgcactagccaccggaacgcggccgtctatggacgcatggctgccagcctggccgccaggggccaccagcgcagccgggagcaggtgcgctgcaagattaaagacttgcggcagtcctactcccgggcctgcctgccaggggctgacccggaggcctgcccccacttccatgccctggaccgcattctggggcctcatgccgtccctgccccccgggacgtgattgaccccggggcagagggaccgctcctggacaccgaggaggaggaagagggctctgagagccaggagcctgctgccagccttcccaggacccgggacccccgaggcaccccacagagccgctcgcctgcatcatcagaggccggggaggcatccacct ctgcagcaccggggactgcagggcgcaccacaccgcctgcagcagccgcccgcgcccgggcaagcaggacagccaggaaccaggaggactaccagaggcggcatctccggttcctggaccgacagctccgtctccaggaccactgggtccaggaggacctcaggctgcgccagaggagtctggaggccctggaggagcagggccgtgccctgcgaggccacctccagagcctgctggaccgctttccatttcctcctccccctgctccccctcttgctccccctcttgctccccctgctccccctcttgctccccctcttgctccccctgctccccctgctccccctgctcctcctgctcctcctgcttccgctcctgcttcctccacaccccctgtcctctctgcccccccctccacaaccattccccaccgacgcccccggacccgcagtgtggcgagacgggagaggcacccagactcccacccctga